The Dictyoglomus sp. region ATTAATATAAATGAAAATTTTGGAAAAATGATAGTAGGAGGAATTCTTTTCAGTTGGTTAATTCAAACATTTATAAACATTGGCATGGTTTTAGGATTATTACCTGTTGTGGGTGTTCCTTTGCCCTTTGTAAGTTTTGCACGGTCTTCTTTGATAACTAATCTTATGATGTTAGGTTTTTTAGTGAATATTTCTATAAGAAGTGATAGGATGCTCCATGTATAAAATTAATGAAATTCTAAAGGAAGTTAAAACTCCTGGAAGATATATTGGAGAGGAGTTTAATGTAATCAAAAAAAACTGGGACGATGCTAGATTGCGTGTTGCATTAGCTTATCCTGATCTTTATGAAATCGGAATGTCAAATCTTGGATTTCAAATAGTATATCATCTACTAAATAAAAGAGAAGATACTCTTTGCGAAAGAGTTTTTGCTCCAGATTTGGATATGGAGAAATTTCTTAGATCATATAAAATACCTATATTTACCTTGGAGAGTAAAACTCCTTTATTTAAATTTGACTGGATTGGTTTTAGCATATCCTATGAACTTAATTATTCTGGAATTTTAAATATTTTAGATCTTGCAAATATGTCTGTTTTTAGTAGGTACAGAAAAGAAAAAGATCCTGTAATCATAGCAGGTGGTCCCTCGGTATTAAATCCAGAACCTTTAGCCCCTTTTATAGATGTTTTCTTTATAGGAGAAGTAGAGGATGCCATTGATGAATTAGTAAATACTTACTTAGAATGGAAAGAAAGTAAAGAGTCAAAATTGGAGCTATATAAAAGATGGGTTAAAATTGAGGGAATTTACATTCCTTCTCTTTATGAGGATATTTCTATAACTCCTAAATATCTTTGGGTTCCTGAAAAAATTAGCAGAAGAATAGTAAAGGATTTAGATAATGCTTATTTTCCAACAAAACCATTGGTTCCTTTACAATCCGTTGTGCATGACAGAGGAATTGTAGAAATAATGAGAGGATGTCAGAGAAATTGTAGATTTTGTTTTGCTGGATATATTTATAGGCCTAAAAGGATAAGAAAACCCGAAAAAGTCAAAGAAATCGTTAGGGAACTTTTTAAAAATACTGGTTATGAAGAAATTACTCTTCTTTCTTTAAGTAGTAATGATTATCCCTATATAGAATCTTTGATACATGATCTAAATGAAGAGTTCGCAGGAAAATACTTAAATTTTTCTTTGCCATCCTTAAGAGCTGATAAGTTTTCTCTTCAGTTATCAGAAAAACTACAAAGGGTAAGAAAGTCAGGATTAACCTTTGCAATAGAAGCAGGAACAGAAAGACTGCGTCGAGTAATTAATAAAGGATTAAAAACTGAAGATTTTCTTGCTACTATTAAAAATGCTTATGATATGGGATGGAGAAGAGTAAAACTTTATTTTATGTTAGGACTTCCTACTGAGAAAAAGGAAGATATTGAAGAATTAGTTGCCTTGATTTTGAAGATGAAAAATCAAAATAAAGGAATGCTTTTTCATCTTAGTTTTTCTATATTTATCCCAAAACCTCATACTGCTTTTCAATGGGAAAGATTTGAAGAAAAGGAAGTAATCGAAGGTAGGAAAAAATATATTTATGAAAATTTAAAAAAAGGATCATTTATTATAGATTTTCATGATTACAATATGAGTTTATTAGAGGCAGTATTTTCAAGAGGAGATAGAAAATTGTCTAATGTCTTATTTTCAGCATGGAAAAAGGGAAGTAGATTAGAAGGATGGAGGGATTATTTAAATATTTCTATTTGGGAAGAAGCTTTTAAGGAAAATAAAATTGATCCTCGGGATTATTTAAAAGAAAGAGACCTAGATGAAGCTCTTCCATGGGATCACATCGTTACTGGAGTTTCGAAAGAGTTTCTGAAAAAGGAAAGAGAAAAAGCATATAGAGAAGAGGAAACTCCTCCTTGTGAATGGAATCACTATTGTGAGTTTTGTGGAATAATACATTATGAATAACTATATATATCGTCTTTGTTATTATAAAATAGGAAGTCTAAAATATGTAAGTTTCCGAGATTTTACAAAGTCTATTATTAGAGCTTTGAGAAGGACAGAGATTCCTATTCTCTATTCTCAAGGATTTAATCCTATGCCTGTTATTTCCTTTTCAATTCCTGTTCCTGTTGGTGTAGAGAGTAAAAGGGAGTGGTTAGATATAGTTCTCAAAGAAAAAGTATCTGAAGATTTTATTATAAAAGAATGGAATAAACAATTGAATTTGGATGCCCAGTTTTATGAATGTTATTTCTTAAAAGAGAAGAAAGAACCAATAGAGATAAAATATATAAAATACAATCTTGAAATTTTCTCCCAATCTTTAGAATTTCTTTATGGAGATTTGAATATATTTTATTCAAAAAATTTATTCAATATTCTTGTAAGAAGGGGAGAAAAGATAAAAGAATTAGATCTTAAAGAATATTTAGTAGAGATAAAAATAGAAGAAGATAAAAATATTAATATACATGCATTAACTAAAGTTATAAATGGAAGTTTAATTAGAGGTGAAGAAATTTTAGAAATCTTTTCATATAAACCTTTACTCATAAATCAAGTTAGAGAGCTTTTATTATGAAAAGATATAAATTGATTATAAGCGATTTTGATGGAAGCTTAGTAGGGAAGGACTTAAGAATATCTCAAGAAAATCTTGAGGCTCTGAAAGAGCTTAGAGAAAATGGATTAGATATCACTTTAGCTACAGGAAGAAGGCTTCAATCTGTAAAGCCTTTTATGGATAAGTTAGGAATTAAGCTTCCTGTAATTTTATATAATGGTGCTGGCATTTATGATCCTGTAAATAATATATGGTTATATAGAAAATTTTTAGATCCAAACATATTTAAAGATATTCTTGAGTTTTTAAGATCTCTTAATTTGAAGATTCTTCTTGGTGTATACTGGAAGGATGAGCTATGGGAGTTAGAAGAATTTGAGTCTGTTGATAATATTATGAGGAATGATTTAGTTAAATTCTTTATAGAAGCTCAAAGGGAAGTTTTAGAGGAATTAAAAGAGTTATTAGAAATTTATTATAAAGAAAAAGCTGAAATTGTTTTCTCAGGAGAGGCATATTTAGAAATATTACCAAAAGGATGCTCAAAAGGGAATGCAATGTTATGGCTAGTAAATTTCTTAAATATATCACCCAAGGAGGTTATTGCTATTGGAGATTACGATAATGATATAGATCTACTAGAAAAAGCAGGTTTAGGAATTGCTTTACCTGATAGTTCTTTTAAAATAAAAGAAATAGCGGATTACATAGCCCTTTCTGGACCAGAGTTGATTTTAGAGGAAATATTAAAAAAATTTATAAGGAGTGAAAAATCATGATATTAGTAATTTCTACTGTTAAAAATGAAGAGGAAGGAAAAAGAATTGTAAATCTTCTTCTTGATGAGAAATTGATTGCTTGTGGAAATATTATATCCCAAGTAAAGTCTTTATTTTTCTGGAACAATATTAAGGAAGAAGTAGAAGAGTGTGTTTTATTTTTAAAAACTTCTCAAGAAAAGTTTCCTGTTTTAATTAGAAGATTAAAGGAAATTCATAGTTATGAATTACCTGAAATAATAGCAATTCCAATAAATTTAGGAGACCCAATCTATTTAAAATGGATAGAAGATTCTACAAAATAGATGAATTTTATATGAATATAGCAATAAAAGAAGCTAAAAAAGCATTAAATAAAAAAGAAGTTCCTGTTGGGGCTGTTTTGGTTGATAAAGATGGAAATATTTTAGCAAAGGGCTATAACTTAAAAGAAAAGAAAAAGGATCCTTCTGCCCATGCTGAAATTGTAGTTATCAGAAAGGCCTCTAAGAAATTAAATAATTGGAGATTAGAAGGATGTTCAATATATGTCACATTACAGCCCTGTTTAATGTGTTTTGGGGCTTTAGTTCAAGCACGAATAAAAAGATTAATTTTTGGAGCTTATGATCCAAAAGAAAATATTCTTGAAACAATATACTCGAATTATGATATTGAAATAAAAGGTGGAGTTTTAGAAGAAGAATGTTCTAATTTATTAAAATCTTTTTTTAAAATAATTCGAGATTTTTCAGGCTTAGGATTTTATGGTAAAATATAACGACGGGGAGAGGTGGCTGAGTGGACGAAGGCGCTCGCCTGGAGAGCGAGTAGGCCGCGAAAGCGGTCTCGTGGGTTCGAATCCCACCCTCTCCGCCATTTTATCTTAGGTGTTTTAAAATGGAATTAAGGAATATATTAAGTACGGGAAGTATAATTTTGAGTTTTTTATTGGGATTTTTATCTGCCTATGCAGTAGTTAAGGAATTAAATTTTTCTATTTTATTTAAAAACGAAAAAAGTATAGGAGCAACTATTGCAAAACTTATAATATTTATAATAATCTGGGCTTTTGTAGGGCAATTCTTAAGTTTTATTTTTGTTTTAGTAAGATTACAGGAATGAACTCAGGGCTATGCTTAGGTGGGGAGCTAGCGGTGCCCTGTACCTGCAATCCGCTATAGCAGGACCGAAAGGCCACCTGAGGCTTATCCTTGTAGAAAAGGGAGGAATATGGGGGCGATGAAAATCAGGACCTGTGCAATAGGAGAACTTCAAACCCCGCCAGGTCCGAAAGGAAGCAACGGTAAGAAGTTTTTCCTATGTGCCGCAGGGATCCTGGTTGGAGCCTACCAATCCTCTACTATCTGGAAGGATAAAGTCGAGGGTGGAGGCATAGCCCTGAGATAAATATAAAATATGTGGATAGATTTACATACTCATTTAAACCATGAATCTTTATATAAGAACTGGAAGGAGATATACAAAAAAGCAAAGAAAGTTGGAGTTGAAGGTCTTATTATAGTAGGATTTGATTTTGATTCCAGTAGAATTGCAGTAGAAATTTCTTCGTGTGAAGATAAAATTTTTGCATCTATAGGAATTCATCCTCATGATGCTGATTCTTTGAATTATAGCGATTTTCAATGGGAGGATCTTATAACTTCAAAAACTATTGCTATTGGAGAAATAGGATTAGATTATTATAAGATGTATTCTTCAAAGGAAAAGCAAATAAAGATATTTAGAGAAGGGCTAAATTTCGCTAAAAAATATAATCTTCCTTTAATTATCCATTGCAGAGAAGCTTATCAAGATTTAATAAAAATTTTAAAAGAAGAGAGAGTATGGGAACTTAAAGGAGTAATGCATAGCTTTTCTGGAAGTTATGAGATTGCAAAAATAATAGCAAATTGGAATTTTCTTTTCTCTTTTTCTGGCCCTATAACATACCCTAATGCTTCTCGTTTGAGAGAAGTAGTTTCAAAACTTCCATTGGATCTTATTGTTATAGAAACAGACTCTCCTTATCTTTCTCCTCAATCTAAACGAGGAAAAATAAACGAGCCATCTAATCTTTTAGAGATTGCCCAGAAATTAGCAGAGATAAAAAATATTTCTATAGAAAAATTAGAGGAAATATTACAAGAAAACATTAAAAAAATTTTTCCTAAGATGTTTGAAATATGAATACGGTATATATATTAGGAGATAATCTTTATCTTAACATAACTAATTGTTGTACTAATCGATGTATATTTTGTATTAAGAATTTTTCTAATGGAGTAGGCGATAAAATATTATGGTTAGATAGAGAACCTACCTATAGAGAAATTATTGAAGAACTAAAGGGTTATTTTCCTTTGAAAAGATATAAAGAAATTGTATTTTGTGGTTTTGGAGAACCTTTATTGCGGATAAATGTTGTAAAAAAAATAGCTGAGTTTGTTAAAAATTATGATTCTTCTGTATTTCTTCGGATAGATACTAATGGACACGGAAATTTTTTTCATCAAAGAAATATTCTCTTGGATTTAAAAGATTTGATTGATTCTATATCTATAAGTCTTAATGCAGAAACTCCAGAAAAATATAACGAAATATGTAGACCTGTGTTTAAAGGCATATATGAAGAAATATTAGACTTTATAAAACTGGCAACTAAGTCTATAAAAACTGTTAAAATAACAATTGTGGATTTGCCAGTAATTGATAAGGCTTCATGTGAAAAGATAGCCTCAGAATTAGGGGTAAAACTTTATATAAGAAAATTTATAAAAACTTTATGAAGCCAATATATTTGGAAACTTTCAATAAAGGAGAACTGGATATAAAAATTAAAGAAGCTTACAGAAAGCTTGAATCTTGTGATCTATGTCCCCGAAATTGTAGGATAAATAGACTAAAAGGAGAAAAAGGATATTGTAAATCAGGGGCTGAACCTATTATTTCAGATTTTTTCCCTCATTTTGGGGAAGAGAAGGTTTTAGTTGGAAGAACAGGCTCAGGAACTATATTTTTCACTAACTGTAATCTTGGATGCATATTTTGCCAAAATTACTCAATAAGTCATCTTGGTATTGGAGAAAAAGTCTCTATTGAGAATTTAGCTAAAATTATGTTATACTTGCAAAGTTTGAAATGTAATAATATAAATTTAGTAACTCCTACCCATTTTGTACCACAGATTTTGGCAAGTCTAAAAATAGCAATTTTAGAAGGACTAAATATACCTTTGGTTTATAATACGAGTGGTTATGAGAATATTGAAACTTTAAGAATTTTGGAAGGGGTAATAGATATATATATGCCTGATATAAAATTTATTTCTAAAGAAGTTGCGCGAAAATTGGCTAATGCAGAAGACTATCCAGAAATAGCGAAAGAAGCATTAAAAGAAATGCAAAGACAAGTGGGAGATTTAGTTATAAATGAAGATGGGATTGCAGAGAGAGGTCTTATTGTAAGGCATTTACTTCTACCAAATAATCTTTCTGGAATTGAAGAATGGTTAGAATTTTTAAAAGAAGAAATATCTCCTAATGTATTTATTAATATTATGGATCAATATCGTCCTCTTTATAGAGCTTGGGAATATCCTGAAATCAATAGAGTTATTACTTGGGAGGAATATAAGGTTGCTATAAGATTAGCTAAAGATAAGGGATTTAGGAGAATATATCCGACATGATAAAAAGTAAATATAGATTCTTACTGAAATTTCTTATTTTGTTTGTGTTTTTTCTTTTCATTATAGTTCTTAATTTTTTTGATTTATTTTCTCTTTTAGAAAATAGAAGTATTGATTGGAGATTTCATATAAGAGGAGAGAAAAAAGCCCATAAAGATATAGTAATTATAGGAATAGATGATGAATCTTTACTTGAAATAGGAAATTGGCCATGGTCTCGAACAGTTCATGTGAAACTTTTAGATATAATAAAGAAACAAAAACCTAAGTTAATCGTTTTTGATATAATATTCGATGTAGAAACTAAAGAAGATAGAATTTTTGCTAAAAAGATTG contains the following coding sequences:
- a CDS encoding TIGR03960 family B12-binding radical SAM protein encodes the protein MYKINEILKEVKTPGRYIGEEFNVIKKNWDDARLRVALAYPDLYEIGMSNLGFQIVYHLLNKREDTLCERVFAPDLDMEKFLRSYKIPIFTLESKTPLFKFDWIGFSISYELNYSGILNILDLANMSVFSRYRKEKDPVIIAGGPSVLNPEPLAPFIDVFFIGEVEDAIDELVNTYLEWKESKESKLELYKRWVKIEGIYIPSLYEDISITPKYLWVPEKISRRIVKDLDNAYFPTKPLVPLQSVVHDRGIVEIMRGCQRNCRFCFAGYIYRPKRIRKPEKVKEIVRELFKNTGYEEITLLSLSSNDYPYIESLIHDLNEEFAGKYLNFSLPSLRADKFSLQLSEKLQRVRKSGLTFAIEAGTERLRRVINKGLKTEDFLATIKNAYDMGWRRVKLYFMLGLPTEKKEDIEELVALILKMKNQNKGMLFHLSFSIFIPKPHTAFQWERFEEKEVIEGRKKYIYENLKKGSFIIDFHDYNMSLLEAVFSRGDRKLSNVLFSAWKKGSRLEGWRDYLNISIWEEAFKENKIDPRDYLKERDLDEALPWDHIVTGVSKEFLKKEREKAYREEETPPCEWNHYCEFCGIIHYE
- a CDS encoding TIGR03936 family radical SAM-associated protein; this encodes MNNYIYRLCYYKIGSLKYVSFRDFTKSIIRALRRTEIPILYSQGFNPMPVISFSIPVPVGVESKREWLDIVLKEKVSEDFIIKEWNKQLNLDAQFYECYFLKEKKEPIEIKYIKYNLEIFSQSLEFLYGDLNIFYSKNLFNILVRRGEKIKELDLKEYLVEIKIEEDKNINIHALTKVINGSLIRGEEILEIFSYKPLLINQVRELLL
- a CDS encoding Cof-type HAD-IIB family hydrolase, yielding MKRYKLIISDFDGSLVGKDLRISQENLEALKELRENGLDITLATGRRLQSVKPFMDKLGIKLPVILYNGAGIYDPVNNIWLYRKFLDPNIFKDILEFLRSLNLKILLGVYWKDELWELEEFESVDNIMRNDLVKFFIEAQREVLEELKELLEIYYKEKAEIVFSGEAYLEILPKGCSKGNAMLWLVNFLNISPKEVIAIGDYDNDIDLLEKAGLGIALPDSSFKIKEIADYIALSGPELILEEILKKFIRSEKS
- a CDS encoding divalent-cation tolerance protein CutA; its protein translation is MILVISTVKNEEEGKRIVNLLLDEKLIACGNIISQVKSLFFWNNIKEEVEECVLFLKTSQEKFPVLIRRLKEIHSYELPEIIAIPINLGDPIYLKWIEDSTK
- a CDS encoding nucleoside deaminase, which gives rise to MNIAIKEAKKALNKKEVPVGAVLVDKDGNILAKGYNLKEKKKDPSAHAEIVVIRKASKKLNNWRLEGCSIYVTLQPCLMCFGALVQARIKRLIFGAYDPKENILETIYSNYDIEIKGGVLEEECSNLLKSFFKIIRDFSGLGFYGKI
- a CDS encoding ABC transporter permease; its protein translation is MELRNILSTGSIILSFLLGFLSAYAVVKELNFSILFKNEKSIGATIAKLIIFIIIWAFVGQFLSFIFVLVRLQE
- a CDS encoding TatD family hydrolase, translated to MWIDLHTHLNHESLYKNWKEIYKKAKKVGVEGLIIVGFDFDSSRIAVEISSCEDKIFASIGIHPHDADSLNYSDFQWEDLITSKTIAIGEIGLDYYKMYSSKEKQIKIFREGLNFAKKYNLPLIIHCREAYQDLIKILKEERVWELKGVMHSFSGSYEIAKIIANWNFLFSFSGPITYPNASRLREVVSKLPLDLIVIETDSPYLSPQSKRGKINEPSNLLEIAQKLAEIKNISIEKLEEILQENIKKIFPKMFEI
- a CDS encoding TatD family nuclease-associated radical SAM protein; translated protein: MNTVYILGDNLYLNITNCCTNRCIFCIKNFSNGVGDKILWLDREPTYREIIEELKGYFPLKRYKEIVFCGFGEPLLRINVVKKIAEFVKNYDSSVFLRIDTNGHGNFFHQRNILLDLKDLIDSISISLNAETPEKYNEICRPVFKGIYEEILDFIKLATKSIKTVKITIVDLPVIDKASCEKIASELGVKLYIRKFIKTL
- a CDS encoding radical SAM protein, whose translation is MKPIYLETFNKGELDIKIKEAYRKLESCDLCPRNCRINRLKGEKGYCKSGAEPIISDFFPHFGEEKVLVGRTGSGTIFFTNCNLGCIFCQNYSISHLGIGEKVSIENLAKIMLYLQSLKCNNINLVTPTHFVPQILASLKIAILEGLNIPLVYNTSGYENIETLRILEGVIDIYMPDIKFISKEVARKLANAEDYPEIAKEALKEMQRQVGDLVINEDGIAERGLIVRHLLLPNNLSGIEEWLEFLKEEISPNVFINIMDQYRPLYRAWEYPEINRVITWEEYKVAIRLAKDKGFRRIYPT